From the Lathyrus oleraceus cultivar Zhongwan6 chromosome 4, CAAS_Psat_ZW6_1.0, whole genome shotgun sequence genome, one window contains:
- the LOC127136365 gene encoding uncharacterized protein LOC127136365, producing MPLKDVKGQVVAEFIDDHSIVENSLNYLEFEPWKLYFDGSSHKDGTGLRVLIISPNEIPTKFKYKVEGLCSNNEVEYGALIVRLEILLKLGATRVKIMGDSKLVIKQITKEYKCVKENLIMYFVIANRLLQRFEMISIRHIPRLKNQEANDLAKLLMDIRFQKKNCKMQSKSEEELCQLDYPQQIWKQ from the coding sequence ATGCCTTTAAAGGATGTTAAGGGACAAGTGGTGGCAGAATTTATAGACGACCACTCTATAGTCGAAAACTCCCTAAACTATTTGGAGTTTGAACCCTGGAAATTATACTTTGATGGTTCTAGTCATAAAGATGGAACGGGTTTGAGGGTATTGATTATTTCTCCTAACgaaattccaacaaaattcaagtataAGGTTGAAGGCCTTTGTTCAAACAACGAGGTTGAATATGGGGCTTTGATAGTCAGACTTGAGATCTTATTGAAATTAGGGGCAACTCGAGTCAAAATAATGGGTgactcaaagttagtcataaaaCAAATTACAAAAGAGTATAAATGTGTTAAAGAAAATCTTATAATGTACTTTGTGATAGCCAATAGACTATTACAAAGGTTTGAAATGATAAGCATTCGACACATACCTCGACTTAAGAACCAAGAGGCCAATGACTTGGCCAAATTGCTTATGGATATAAGatttcaaaagaaaaattgcAAGATGCAGTCGAAGTCAGAGGAAGAGTTATGTCAACTAGATTATCCCCAACAAATTTGGAAACAATAA